A genomic region of Porticoccaceae bacterium LTM1 contains the following coding sequences:
- a CDS encoding RNA polymerase sigma factor, whose product MNLRRSEADKQFLEQLYRDHGDALRSFLLGRVRSKTDIDDIVQEVFTRLARKEDLEGRQKVDSRQNRAYLFTAANNLIVDMERRKAIRREYCAAKSNDLAGTVYELSPEVEVVAQEQLSTVKAAITALKPTWRTAFILSRFKHMNYKEISVVMSVTERQVEAFVARAVAKLKKTLEAVNKGQEQGGSRR is encoded by the coding sequence TTGAATTTGCGTCGTTCGGAGGCTGATAAGCAGTTTCTGGAACAACTGTATCGTGACCACGGAGACGCTCTTCGGTCATTTTTGCTGGGGCGGGTTCGCAGTAAGACAGATATAGATGACATCGTTCAAGAGGTCTTTACCCGACTGGCCCGTAAGGAAGACCTTGAAGGGCGACAAAAGGTGGATTCAAGGCAAAATCGCGCCTATCTGTTTACTGCCGCGAATAACCTGATCGTTGATATGGAGCGTCGCAAGGCGATCCGTAGGGAGTACTGTGCTGCCAAGAGCAATGATTTGGCGGGCACAGTTTATGAGTTGTCTCCTGAAGTAGAGGTAGTGGCCCAAGAGCAACTGTCGACAGTGAAAGCAGCAATCACAGCTTTAAAACCCACCTGGCGAACGGCATTCATTTTAAGTCGCTTTAAGCACATGAATTATAAAGAAATATCAGTCGTAATGAGTGTCACGGAAAGGCAGGTTGAAGCATTTGTCGCCAGAGCTGTTGCCAAACTTAAAAAGACGCTTGAGGCGGTAAACAAGGGTCAGGAGCAGGGAGGGAGCAGAAGATGA